The region GGAAACGTTTTTGTTAAAGCGTTATAAGACACGATCCAAACCAACCAGCTACGAGGCCAATCACAAAAAGACAAGACCGTGAACCGCTTTAGAGAGGGGCAAGCACTACAATCCCATAATAGAGAAATATAAAACCATTCATTTAAAGATGTTgattatgtacagtatataggaACATTTACTGCAAATTATGCATATAGAGAGGTTTGAGAGTGCAGGGAGACGTGATTACATCATTCACAGTGTTTTATGgcagtgggcggagctaaataGGTTATTTGGTGTGATTTCGCTTCTCTGATTAGTTGAGATTTTTTGGTAAATTATAagttaacattaaaaatcaattcCTCTATGGAGATCGTTCCTGGCATGAGATGctggatgttgttttgtgtgttaGTGATGTTTGTGTGATTTGCAGGTTTTGGTCTCATCAAGTTGGACTTGAAGACGAGGTCAGAGAATGGATTGGTAAGTGCCTCCAGTGCATCAACAATGCTATCTTTCTGCCAAACTTGATGAAACATTTGATGTGATTTCTGTCCAGATGTGagtatttcactcattaaattTTATGAATCAAATTGATTTGTTTAGATTCTTAAGGAAAAAAATATCTAGTAAACTATACAGGGAAgcattactgtaatattaaagattaaaacTAACAACAGAGCCAAAATTTCAATAAAGTAATCAACACTCGAAAAGttatatgcaaatatttaaattgcacataagGCGGTTtgtgtatttaatataattgtttctattaaatataacattaatatgtaatataattagtgtttttttttttttttttaatttttttttttttaggtgaagttttggtaattttattttattttttttaatgtatttaatttaataaatttttatttcagctattttagtacatcaagttaaatgtGCTGAGATTAATTAAACatgttaaagtttattttattttaagacattttttatggttttagtttttgttaactataataaccctggggtgtatatttagcaaaatgcatCTTTCTAGAGCtcttattttcatgaaaatttaCAGAATTTGAAaactttgtttcatatcaaaGTGACAAAACACAAAGCTCATTGCTCGTTATCGGATGACAGGTGCTACAAATAATGTTAGTgaagttctgtttattaacgGAAAACAGCATGGACTAAAAGTTCGATCTTGGAATTTAAGAATCCATACAGTTGCATCAAAATGAATATTGATTAGCTGATATTGTCAGAGATAATAACCCAAAACTACATCATCACAATGGACAGAATGAATCTGTGGCCCTCAAAAGCAGATATTGACCATCACACGGACATGGAAGTGCTCCACGTTTTTCATACGTGTTTGCACTAATTGACCCATGGATGTTTATCTtgggaaagtgtgtgtgtgtgtgtgtgtgctgcagtGGCGGATGTCCTCGTCTGACTCCAGCACTGCAAATGCTGTCGTCCATATGCAGCCAGAAATATGACAAAACAATTAGAGTTCTGTAAATTTGATTTATAGACAATTGTCAGCAAAATTGAATATtacaatgcattttatatagttttaaattacatttttttacaacccgaattctgtacatttggtatttaaaaaaattgaaaaatgttatggcaatatattttttaaataacttgttCTCCTGGTGCTGTAGGAGTTCAAGAGCTCCGGCTCGGCTAACACAGAGACCAGCAAGGTAGCAGGAACGCTGGAGACCAAGTATAAGTGGGCAGAACACGGCCTGACCTTCACTGAGAAGTGGAACACCGACAACACTCTGGGCACGGAGATCACTCTGGAGGACCAGGTACGAGACCCGCAAAACTGAGCCACACTTGATCGGATATGAATTCCATTCTTGTCTTTTAACACGAATGCTGCTCTCTTTTTCTCAGCTGGCTAAAGGGCTGAAGTTGACGTTTGATTCCTCCTTCTCTCCGAACACTGGGTATGTGCCGTGTTCAGTATGTCTGTGCTCCAGTACAGTCGATGCCACTGTATTGACGTTTGGCTTTTCCAGTAATATATAAAGGGAGGGATGTATTCGTTTTTGGTTGTGAGTCTAAATTAGAACTGCACAATTTGTAGAATTGCAATTTATTAgtggttttgttttaattttgccaATATTTTATGATATGCTTTAGGCTTTacagcaacaacaataataattatatatatatattttatattatatatatatatatttttttatatatataaaaatactaaaaataaatattactgttgtaGTTGAGAAttgcaatttattattattattttgtattttacatttttaatttattttattctcctgataaaattgtaattttaatgtaaaatgaatgatttaaaatgcaataattttttTGCAGGGATTCACAATTTGGCCAAGATtttgtgtaattattattattattattattattattatttactaaataaaaaaatctaaaaatgacaaaaaaaaaactaaatgagaAATATTACTTAGTGgtgttattattactaaataaaaaatataagaattgctaaaaacaaaatgaagttaAATGAATTACTATGctaatatttcactataaaataaataaataaaaattagtaTTTGATAGAAAAGATGGCATGATTTTGtaaaatgactaatattaatttcttaattttattgcTAAACGTCTTTCGTTGATAAGCGCCTCTCATTAGAAGTTTGTGAAGAAGGTTGGTGCATGTTTAGTTCCCAGATGCATGTTAAAGCGACTCAGGATCATTCCATTGAGCTGAGCCGCTGAAAACACCGGCGGATCATGAGCTGCTGATGTGTGGATGAACACAGTGCTGCGCTTCACTCAGAAatacacatatttatttaattaaatctcaGCCTCGCGATTTGATAATCACGCTAAGCTAGTGTTGTTTTGATTAGTTGTGCAGCTCTAGATAAACAAGCGCATGAGACTCAAGTGTTGTGTTAACACTGAATCACTTGATGACAGATTTGCATTCAGTGTTGTGGTTTTTCCACACAAACTCGGCACACTTTCCTCTGACGTTTCGCTGGCTTCTCTCCTAACTTCTCGTAGCAAGAAGAGCGGGAAGATCAAGAGCGGCTACCAGCACGAGCACATCAACCTGGGCTGTGACGTGGACTACGACATCAATGGCACCGCGGTGCACGGAGCCGTGGTCGTGGGCTTCGAGGGCTGGCTGGCCGGATACCAGATGACTTTCGAGGCTGGGAGGAACCGGGTCACCCAGAGCAACTTCGCCGTGGGCTACAAGACCGATGAGTTCCAGCTCCACACAAACGTGTATGTACCACACGCAATATCGTTAGCGAGTCTGCTGTCTGTCTCCAGCAGTCTCAAGGTTAGAAAGGTGGGTTATTTATATATGCGTTTATTCCCCGGCGATTGGATTTGTGAAGGGCTTTGCAGCAGGAAGCAGCACGCTGATGTCTGGAGCTTGTTTGTGTCATTGAAGCTCAAATCTTAAGGAGTGAGTTAGTTGCGTTTAGGGCTGCGTATAACAAAGACTCGCTTCAGcttttttgcaataaaaaaaatatgcagttaaaaatgattattttaataatcagaTTAATTGAAGCAATATAGCTATTGAATAGCAAAATAGTtaattgcagttttatattCTTATGCTAAAAACATTTGATATAGGATTTGGTAAAAATGGCAAGAAAgacattgaattaaacacaatttttttttaatgaagtagtgttttcttgtaaaaataCTGCAACCATACCCTGCATAAAAATACCTAACCCTAACATCAAAGaatgatttttatactgtatgcatGGTTTGTGTGGGTCTCGAAGTCATAATTAACTCTTCCACAAATTAAGGCTTCAAGATGGAacagaaagtcttaaattcataaagtcttggcgttaaatgttgcatgcactaCAAAAAAATGAGTCTTTCTCACTGGTTGTCTCCCcaaatacaaatatctaaacatcctgaAAGCCATCTCC is a window of Onychostoma macrolepis isolate SWU-2019 chromosome 21, ASM1243209v1, whole genome shotgun sequence DNA encoding:
- the vdac1 gene encoding voltage-dependent anion-selective channel protein 1, giving the protein MAVPPTYVDLGKSARDIFTKGYGFGLIKLDLKTRSENGLEFKSSGSANTETSKVAGTLETKYKWAEHGLTFTEKWNTDNTLGTEITLEDQLAKGLKLTFDSSFSPNTGKKSGKIKSGYQHEHINLGCDVDYDINGTAVHGAVVVGFEGWLAGYQMTFEAGRNRVTQSNFAVGYKTDEFQLHTNVNDGTEFGGSIYQKVNDNLETAVNLAWTAGNSNTRFGIAAKYQIDADASFSAKVNNSSLVGLGYTQTLKPGIKLTLSALLDGKNINAGGHKLGLGLEFEA